The following coding sequences are from one Kushneria phosphatilytica window:
- the ligA gene encoding NAD-dependent DNA ligase LigA yields MSQRDDDTAREAARLRRELEEANYHYYVEDAPVIPDAEFDRMLRRLQEIEAEHPDLVTVDSPTRRVGAPPSEGFPEVRHAIAMLSLDNAFNHDEVRAFARRVADRLERDPETIDFCCEPKLDGLAVSLVYEQGVLVQGATRGDGRTGEGITANLRTLKSIPLRLRGEHPPELLEVRGEVYMSHSGFERLNEQARETGGKVFANPRNAAAGSVRQLDPQIAASRPLEFCAYQVARIDEARWESLHSAQMHGLRQLGFRTSPALEVVTGAEGLIDFCQRLGEKRETLDYDIDGAVMKVDDYRWQRELGYVSRAPRWAMAFKFPAQEQTTTINDVRFQVGRTGRLTPVAELEPVQVAGVTVANASLHNMDEIARLDARIGDTVIVRRAGDVIPQVVQVIVEKRPQQTRAIEMPAECPVCGSRVDRAEGEVDAICSGGLFCPAQRKESLKHFASRRALDIDGLGDKLIDQLVELEWVKTPADLFRLEVARLSELPRVAEKSATNLVNAIDRSRQTTLTRFIFALGIPEVGEATAGALAAHFGTLERLMAADETALTAVSDIGPIVASHIHAFFAEQHNRDIIDDLRRMGVTWEEVEIIDRPQPLAGQTWVLTGTLEAMTRDEAKARLTALGAKVSGSVSKKTHAVVAGPGAGSKLERAHELELTVYDETEFLTWLEAIEQGEGDEEVRDE; encoded by the coding sequence ATGAGCCAGCGTGACGATGACACGGCCCGCGAAGCTGCCCGGCTACGCCGCGAGCTGGAAGAGGCCAATTACCATTACTATGTCGAAGATGCGCCCGTTATTCCCGATGCCGAGTTTGATCGCATGCTGCGTCGGCTTCAGGAGATCGAGGCCGAGCATCCTGATCTGGTAACGGTCGATTCGCCGACTCGGCGTGTCGGCGCGCCACCTTCCGAGGGTTTCCCGGAAGTGCGCCATGCGATCGCCATGCTGTCACTGGATAATGCCTTCAATCATGATGAGGTGCGCGCTTTTGCCCGACGGGTGGCCGATCGGCTCGAGCGTGATCCGGAAACGATCGATTTCTGCTGTGAACCCAAGCTCGACGGCCTGGCAGTGTCACTCGTCTATGAACAGGGTGTGCTGGTACAGGGCGCGACGCGAGGCGATGGCCGCACGGGGGAAGGCATCACGGCCAATCTGCGGACACTGAAATCGATTCCGCTACGCCTGCGTGGCGAACATCCGCCCGAGTTGCTGGAAGTTCGTGGTGAGGTCTACATGTCGCATTCGGGTTTCGAGCGGCTCAATGAGCAGGCTCGCGAAACCGGCGGCAAGGTGTTCGCCAACCCGCGCAATGCAGCAGCTGGAAGCGTGCGTCAGCTTGATCCGCAGATCGCTGCCTCAAGGCCGCTGGAATTCTGTGCCTATCAGGTAGCGCGGATCGATGAGGCGCGCTGGGAGAGCCTGCACTCGGCACAGATGCACGGTCTGCGTCAGCTGGGCTTTCGTACCAGTCCGGCCCTGGAGGTGGTCACCGGTGCCGAAGGCCTGATCGATTTCTGTCAGCGTTTGGGCGAAAAGCGCGAGACGCTTGATTACGACATCGATGGCGCTGTCATGAAGGTCGACGACTACCGTTGGCAGCGTGAACTGGGCTATGTCTCCCGCGCGCCGCGCTGGGCGATGGCGTTCAAGTTTCCCGCCCAGGAGCAGACCACCACCATCAACGATGTGCGTTTTCAGGTGGGACGAACCGGTCGATTGACGCCGGTGGCCGAACTCGAGCCGGTGCAGGTAGCCGGTGTTACGGTCGCCAACGCCTCATTGCACAACATGGATGAGATTGCCCGTCTTGATGCGCGCATTGGCGATACCGTGATTGTGCGTCGTGCCGGCGATGTCATTCCTCAGGTGGTTCAGGTCATTGTTGAAAAACGCCCACAGCAGACCCGGGCGATCGAAATGCCCGCCGAGTGTCCGGTCTGTGGCTCACGGGTTGATCGTGCGGAGGGTGAAGTCGATGCCATTTGCAGCGGTGGACTCTTCTGTCCGGCGCAGCGCAAGGAGTCGCTCAAGCACTTTGCCAGTCGTCGTGCGCTCGATATCGACGGTCTGGGTGACAAGCTGATCGACCAGCTGGTGGAGCTGGAGTGGGTCAAAACACCGGCCGATCTGTTCCGGCTTGAGGTGGCGCGCCTGAGCGAACTGCCACGGGTAGCGGAGAAGTCTGCGACCAATCTGGTCAATGCCATTGATCGATCCCGTCAGACGACGCTGACACGCTTTATCTTCGCGCTGGGCATTCCTGAAGTGGGAGAAGCCACGGCGGGCGCGCTGGCGGCTCATTTCGGTACGCTCGAACGTCTGATGGCCGCTGATGAAACAGCATTGACCGCCGTGTCGGATATCGGTCCCATCGTCGCGTCGCATATCCACGCCTTCTTCGCCGAGCAACACAATCGCGACATTATCGACGATCTGCGCCGGATGGGCGTGACCTGGGAGGAAGTCGAGATCATTGATCGGCCGCAGCCGCTGGCGGGCCAGACCTGGGTATTGACCGGTACGCTCGAAGCGATGACTCGGGATGAGGCGAAGGCGCGACTGACGGCGCTGGGAGCAAAGGTCAGCGGTAGTGTCTCGAAGAAGACGCACGCCGTGGTGGCAGGTCCGGGTGCAGGCAGCAAGCTGGAGCGGGCTCATGAACTCGAACTGACGGTTTACGATGAAACTGAATTTCTGACCTGGCTCGAGGCGATCGAGCAGGGCGAGGGAGACGAGGAGGTGCGTGATGAGTGA
- a CDS encoding YheU family protein translates to MSEGRFIEVPARMLPADTLERLLAEFVTRQGYDTTDTEQGERGWIDSVRQQLDRGELLIVHDLQTEFTEVMTLEQWQRFGRQLADDEEEGE, encoded by the coding sequence ATGAGTGAGGGGCGTTTCATCGAGGTGCCCGCGCGCATGCTGCCAGCGGACACGCTGGAGCGACTGCTGGCCGAATTCGTCACCCGTCAGGGGTATGACACCACCGACACCGAGCAGGGGGAGCGCGGCTGGATCGATAGCGTCCGACAGCAGCTCGATCGCGGTGAACTGCTGATCGTGCATGATCTGCAGACCGAGTTTACCGAAGTGATGACACTTGAGCAGTGGCAGCGTTTCGGCCGTCAGCTCGCCGATGATGAAGAGGAGGGTGAGTAG
- a CDS encoding 2-hydroxycarboxylate transporter family protein, with product MSDSSTHAAHSTQHTATSGLASTRIFGLPLPLFAIAVGVLIVSMVTNTLPTGMIGALLIMMLLGELLGFVGDRLPIIRSYLGGGAILAIFGAAALVYVNALPQGVVDNVTGFMKGGGFLNFYIAALITGSILGMDSKVLVKVGARFALPLICAVLFACLFAITVGWLLGFSVQDAVVVITLPIMGGGMGAGAVPMSQIYEQLLGQPASYYISILVPALALGNVFAIIIGGLLNGLGKRAPQLTGNGQMMPGVEIDDSESTPEIGRLGVGLVAALSFFVCGQIIGSFIPLHPYALMIILVALVKILGLLPDSLNESAAQWFRFVARNWTFALLFGIGIAYTDLGQVIDAISITYVLIVFAVVAGAAFGAGLVGKLVGFYPIESAITAGLCMANMGGTGDVAVLSAAGRMQLMPFAQISSRLGGALILLISSLMVPLLFA from the coding sequence ATGAGCGATTCGTCGACTCACGCTGCGCACAGCACGCAGCATACCGCTACCAGCGGTCTGGCCTCGACCCGAATATTCGGTCTGCCGCTGCCCCTGTTTGCCATCGCCGTCGGCGTTCTGATCGTCTCGATGGTGACCAACACCCTGCCTACCGGCATGATCGGTGCCCTGCTGATCATGATGCTGCTGGGTGAACTGCTGGGATTCGTCGGTGATCGACTGCCGATTATTCGCAGCTATCTTGGCGGCGGCGCTATTCTGGCGATCTTCGGTGCTGCGGCACTGGTCTACGTCAACGCCCTCCCCCAGGGGGTCGTGGACAACGTCACCGGTTTCATGAAGGGTGGCGGCTTTCTCAACTTCTATATTGCGGCCCTGATCACCGGCAGCATCCTCGGCATGGACTCGAAGGTGTTGGTCAAGGTCGGCGCCCGTTTTGCGCTTCCACTGATCTGCGCGGTGCTGTTTGCCTGCCTGTTCGCCATTACCGTGGGCTGGCTGCTGGGCTTCTCGGTACAGGATGCGGTCGTAGTGATCACCCTGCCGATCATGGGCGGCGGCATGGGCGCCGGCGCCGTGCCGATGAGCCAGATCTACGAGCAGTTGCTGGGTCAACCGGCCAGCTATTACATCTCGATTCTGGTACCGGCACTGGCGCTGGGGAATGTCTTTGCCATTATCATTGGCGGCCTGCTCAACGGCCTGGGCAAGCGTGCACCGCAGCTCACCGGCAATGGACAAATGATGCCGGGTGTGGAAATCGATGACAGCGAATCCACCCCGGAAATCGGCCGTCTGGGCGTCGGTCTGGTGGCCGCCCTGTCCTTCTTTGTCTGCGGGCAAATCATTGGCAGTTTCATTCCGCTGCATCCCTACGCGCTGATGATCATTCTCGTGGCGCTGGTGAAGATCCTCGGCCTGCTGCCCGACAGCCTCAACGAATCCGCCGCCCAGTGGTTCCGTTTCGTGGCACGAAACTGGACCTTTGCGCTGCTGTTCGGCATCGGTATTGCCTACACCGATCTGGGCCAGGTCATCGATGCCATCTCGATCACCTATGTGCTGATCGTTTTTGCCGTGGTCGCAGGCGCTGCTTTCGGCGCGGGCCTGGTGGGCAAGCTGGTCGGCTTCTATCCGATCGAATCGGCGATCACGGCCGGTCTCTGCATGGCCAACATGGGCGGTACCGGTGATGTCGCCGTGCTCTCTGCTGCCGGTCGAATGCAGCTGATGCCCTTTGCCCAGATCTCATCGCGGCTGGGCGGTGCACTGATCCTGCTGATCTCGAGCCTGATGGTGCCTCTGCTGTTCGCCTGA